One stretch of Candidatus Binatia bacterium DNA includes these proteins:
- a CDS encoding hemolysin secretion protein D, whose amino-acid sequence MCGVILSIGCTRKPDPATRELPPLVRTVKVEPATGRTWSLSGTIRARHETPVAFRIGGQIRQRFVQAGERVAAGQLLFVLDDQDPQQAVRAAEAQLAAARAEAEQAERERLRAASLREQKIVAEQAYEMAATAATAARERVRAAESQLAQARNLLDYTRLTAPTDGIVAEVQAEAGQVVAPGQVVAFVALDGPREAEVFLPESRQAKPPTRATAWVWGDAREWQAQLREIAGSADPIARTWRARFALEGDTANLPLGVTVRLVFEEDGQRLQRVPASAVYENGEGAHVWLVRDQHVELVPVRVRSVDGDTALIAGDLPADAAVVALGVHLLQPGQTVRVAP is encoded by the coding sequence ATGTGCGGGGTGATTTTGTCCATCGGATGCACGCGGAAGCCAGACCCGGCAACGCGCGAATTGCCGCCTTTGGTGCGCACCGTGAAGGTGGAACCCGCAACCGGACGCACCTGGAGTCTCTCGGGTACGATTCGTGCCCGCCACGAAACTCCAGTAGCTTTCCGCATCGGGGGGCAAATCCGCCAGCGTTTCGTGCAAGCGGGCGAGCGGGTTGCAGCCGGGCAGTTGCTGTTTGTTTTGGACGATCAGGATCCCCAGCAAGCCGTTCGAGCCGCCGAGGCGCAGCTTGCCGCCGCACGGGCCGAAGCCGAGCAGGCGGAACGAGAGCGCCTGCGGGCAGCCAGCCTCAGGGAGCAGAAAATCGTCGCCGAGCAAGCGTACGAAATGGCCGCTACGGCAGCCACAGCCGCACGCGAGCGCGTGCGCGCTGCGGAATCGCAACTCGCACAAGCACGAAACCTGCTGGATTACACGCGCTTGACGGCACCCACGGACGGCATTGTCGCCGAGGTTCAGGCCGAGGCCGGGCAAGTGGTGGCGCCGGGGCAGGTGGTGGCGTTCGTTGCTCTCGACGGGCCGCGCGAGGCCGAGGTGTTTTTGCCCGAGAGCCGGCAGGCAAAGCCGCCTACCCGAGCCACGGCTTGGGTGTGGGGCGATGCGCGGGAGTGGCAGGCACAGTTGCGGGAAATCGCGGGCAGTGCCGATCCGATTGCGCGCACCTGGCGCGCGCGCTTTGCGCTGGAAGGCGACACCGCAAACTTGCCGCTCGGGGTGACCGTGCGGCTCGTGTTCGAAGAAGACGGCCAGCGCCTCCAGCGGGTGCCCGCCTCGGCCGTTTACGAGAACGGTGAGGGCGCACACGTTTGGTTGGTGCGCGACCAGCACGTGGAGCTCGTACCGGTGCGCGTACGTTCGGTCGATGGCGACACGGCGTTGATCGCGGGGGACCTGCCCGCCGACGCAGCGGTCGTGGCCTTGGGCGTGCATCTCTTGCAACCCGGGCAAACCGTACGGGTAGCACCATGA
- a CDS encoding transcriptional regulator: MGERRDRHRSSKRPQGATQRARGRPRDPQKREAIVRAAERLLFAADPQLLRMERIAQEAGVSKATLYAYFPNLNAVLRAVIQNHRATMTAALDRSPRHTADVRAALVEFGDALLDFITGKEALAVQRMLAADPVLRRRVGSLIYREGPAAMRSKVAQWIDLARIRGDLRIGDPERAAEQLLGMWQGTLTVALLMGARPRPSAAERRRIVREAVDVWLRAHAPV, translated from the coding sequence ATGGGCGAGAGACGAGATCGCCACCGGAGCTCCAAGAGGCCACAGGGCGCGACCCAGCGGGCGCGGGGGCGGCCACGCGACCCGCAGAAACGCGAGGCCATCGTTCGAGCGGCGGAGCGACTTTTGTTCGCCGCGGATCCGCAGTTGTTGCGAATGGAGCGCATTGCCCAGGAAGCCGGGGTTTCCAAGGCAACGCTCTATGCGTATTTTCCCAACCTGAATGCAGTGCTGAGAGCGGTGATTCAGAACCATCGCGCAACGATGACTGCAGCTTTGGACCGCTCCCCCCGGCACACCGCCGACGTGCGCGCCGCCCTGGTGGAGTTCGGTGACGCGTTGTTGGACTTTATCACCGGGAAAGAGGCCCTAGCGGTGCAGCGCATGCTGGCAGCCGACCCGGTTTTGCGGCGGCGGGTCGGTTCGCTGATTTATCGCGAGGGTCCGGCGGCGATGCGCAGCAAAGTGGCCCAGTGGATCGATCTCGCGCGGATTCGGGGCGATTTGCGGATCGGCGATCCCGAACGGGCGGCGGAGCAACTGCTCGGAATGTGGCAGGGCACGCTGACGGTTGCGCTGCTCATGGGAGCACGACCCCGCCCGAGCGCGGCAGAGCGCCGGCGCATCGTGCGCGAGGCCGTGGACGTGTGGTTGCGAGCCCACGCCCCAGTTTAG
- the dedA gene encoding membrane protein: protein MLEFVQQGIDIFLHLDAHLNHLAGQLGPALYLLLFLIVFCETGLVVTPFLPGDSLLFAVGALAAVQGAVIDVHAAAFLLIIAAVLGDAANYSIGAYVGPAVFKSETSRWLNKQHLQRTHEFYERHGGKTIILARFIPIIRTFAPFVAGIGRMGYPRFAAYNVIGGILWVCGFVYAGYLFGNVPVVKRNFHFVIVAIIVISVMPPVIEYWRGRRQARLAARPVLD from the coding sequence ATGCTCGAATTCGTCCAACAAGGGATCGATATCTTTCTCCATCTCGATGCCCATTTGAATCATTTGGCTGGTCAACTCGGTCCTGCCTTGTATTTGCTTTTGTTTTTGATCGTGTTTTGCGAGACAGGGCTGGTGGTGACGCCGTTTTTGCCGGGGGATTCGCTTTTGTTTGCCGTGGGCGCGCTGGCGGCTGTGCAAGGCGCGGTCATCGACGTCCATGCAGCAGCGTTCTTGCTCATCATTGCGGCGGTTTTGGGGGATGCTGCGAATTACAGCATTGGCGCCTACGTCGGCCCGGCTGTGTTCAAGAGTGAAACGTCGCGTTGGCTCAACAAACAGCATCTGCAACGCACGCATGAATTCTACGAGCGCCACGGGGGGAAGACGATCATATTGGCTCGTTTCATCCCAATCATCCGAACGTTTGCGCCGTTTGTGGCGGGGATCGGACGGATGGGTTACCCGCGGTTCGCGGCATACAACGTGATTGGCGGAATCTTGTGGGTGTGTGGTTTCGTGTACGCGGGATACTTGTTCGGCAACGTGCCGGTAGTGAAACGAAACTTCCACTTCGTCATCGTGGCCATCATCGTGATTTCGGTAATGCCTCCGGTGATCGAGTACTGGCGCGGCCGGCGCCAGGCGCGGCTGGCAGCCCGGCCGGTGCTCGACTGA
- a CDS encoding amidase → MASGMPEPLKWSLVELCAALRRREFSPRELLQWTWQRIEDTREKLNAVVARFDFEMLERQAPEAEERLRSGAARPLEGIPLGVKDLEDAAGLPTTHGSLPFRGNVAQQDSVQVQRLKQAGAIVVGKTNAPEFGYTAITKNLVYGVTRSPWNLERTPGGSSGGSAAALAGCVLPLVTASDGGGSIRIPASFTGCFGLKVSFGRVPRGPSDFWDYQDTSVYGPLTKTVEDAALVLDQVVGPSPWDPNSLPHPGISYLAAVRGDLPRGLRIAFSPDLGYAVVQSDIAAAVEENARVFEQLGHRVEHIQGGPPQLGREWAILGAFELAARLHHLIPEKEKDFGRTFLSGVKLGWEMRPEMWGEAARLRAQLNAWCAELFSEFDVLVTPTVPYDPPPAGGPFPQETEGRPQVVAGVAAFTIPFNLSWHPAATVRIGLSRAGLPMGMQIVGPRHRDDLVLQLARAFERERPWHPHWPDRF, encoded by the coding sequence ATGGCTTCCGGTATGCCCGAACCCCTCAAGTGGTCTTTGGTGGAGCTTTGCGCCGCTTTGCGGCGGCGAGAGTTTTCGCCCCGAGAACTGCTGCAATGGACCTGGCAGCGAATCGAAGACACCCGTGAGAAACTCAACGCGGTCGTAGCCCGGTTCGACTTCGAAATGCTGGAGCGACAAGCGCCGGAGGCCGAGGAACGCCTGCGGTCAGGAGCCGCCCGACCTCTCGAAGGAATTCCTTTGGGGGTTAAAGACTTGGAGGATGCGGCTGGTTTGCCGACAACGCATGGCTCGTTGCCCTTTCGCGGCAACGTGGCGCAGCAAGACTCGGTGCAGGTCCAACGCCTGAAGCAGGCCGGCGCCATCGTGGTCGGCAAGACGAACGCCCCCGAGTTCGGATACACTGCGATTACGAAAAATTTGGTGTACGGCGTGACGCGCTCGCCGTGGAATCTGGAGCGGACGCCCGGAGGCTCCAGTGGCGGTTCGGCTGCCGCCCTCGCCGGATGTGTTCTGCCGTTGGTGACGGCGAGCGATGGCGGCGGTTCCATCCGGATCCCGGCTAGTTTTACTGGCTGCTTCGGGTTGAAGGTGTCTTTTGGACGCGTGCCGCGCGGCCCTTCCGATTTTTGGGACTATCAGGACACCTCCGTTTACGGCCCGCTGACAAAAACTGTGGAAGACGCGGCTTTGGTTCTCGATCAGGTTGTCGGTCCGTCTCCTTGGGACCCGAACAGCTTGCCACATCCGGGCATTTCGTATCTCGCAGCCGTGCGTGGCGACCTGCCGCGCGGCTTGCGCATCGCCTTTTCTCCCGACCTCGGATACGCGGTGGTGCAATCGGATATCGCCGCAGCGGTGGAAGAAAACGCCCGCGTGTTCGAGCAGCTCGGGCATCGGGTGGAGCACATCCAGGGTGGCCCCCCGCAACTGGGGCGCGAGTGGGCCATTCTCGGCGCATTCGAACTGGCAGCGCGGTTGCACCATTTGATTCCGGAGAAAGAAAAAGATTTTGGGCGCACGTTCCTGAGTGGGGTGAAGCTCGGCTGGGAAATGCGACCGGAGATGTGGGGCGAGGCGGCGCGGCTGCGCGCACAATTGAACGCGTGGTGCGCGGAGCTCTTCTCGGAATTCGATGTTTTGGTCACCCCCACCGTGCCGTACGACCCGCCGCCGGCGGGTGGGCCGTTCCCGCAAGAAACCGAAGGGCGCCCGCAAGTCGTTGCCGGCGTGGCGGCCTTTACCATTCCGTTCAACCTCTCTTGGCACCCGGCGGCCACGGTGCGGATCGGTCTTTCAAGGGCCGGGTTACCGATGGGCATGCAGATCGTTGGACCCCGCCACCGCGATGACTTGGTGTTGCAATTGGCCCGGGCGTTCGAGCGCGAGCGCCCATGGCACCCGCATTGGCCCGACCGATTTTGA
- a CDS encoding oxidoreductase, whose product MSRFGEGRETLAPTLDSEGARFPDPFAPAPLGPIRLKNRLIKAATFEGRARRGEVTDSLIAFHRAFARGGVALTTLAYCAVSEDGRGAPNEIVVTRASLAGLSRLAEAVHEEGAAAAIQLGHAGPVGITVGQGLGPSRRFVARALRFLRAAEEADLRRIVRAFGEAAALACDAGFDAIELHFGHGYLVSAFLSPRLNRRRDAWGGGLPQRARLAREIAATVRERVGRSMAVIAKWNMSDGVEGGLTVSESLGAARLLEGDGHLDALELTGGSSFENPMFLFRGDVPLREMAAAFPVWLRLPFRLLGRRFLRAYPFEELFFLPFAREFRAALRMPLILLGGVSRLENVRTALREGFDFVALGRALLREPDLVARWARGDVDRAACIHCNKCMATIYRGTHCVYVPAEQRPGFALKA is encoded by the coding sequence ATGTCGCGATTTGGGGAAGGTCGAGAGACGCTCGCTCCAACCCTTGACTCCGAAGGCGCTCGCTTTCCGGATCCGTTCGCACCAGCACCGCTGGGTCCGATCCGGCTCAAGAACCGCTTGATCAAAGCGGCAACCTTCGAAGGGCGGGCTCGACGCGGAGAAGTGACCGATTCTTTGATTGCATTCCACCGCGCCTTTGCCCGCGGCGGTGTGGCACTGACGACACTGGCTTACTGCGCCGTCAGCGAGGACGGGCGGGGCGCTCCCAACGAGATCGTTGTGACGCGTGCGTCCCTGGCAGGGCTCAGCCGTCTGGCTGAGGCCGTGCATGAAGAAGGTGCAGCCGCGGCGATTCAGCTCGGCCACGCCGGTCCAGTAGGAATCACCGTCGGGCAGGGATTAGGACCATCGCGTCGTTTTGTTGCGCGTGCCTTGCGCTTTCTGCGCGCTGCTGAGGAGGCCGACCTTCGCCGCATCGTGCGGGCCTTCGGCGAAGCCGCCGCGCTGGCGTGCGACGCTGGCTTCGACGCAATCGAGTTACACTTTGGCCACGGCTATTTAGTGAGTGCGTTTTTGAGTCCTCGCTTGAACCGGCGGCGCGATGCGTGGGGAGGGGGATTGCCGCAACGAGCGAGGTTGGCACGGGAAATTGCGGCTACGGTGCGCGAGCGGGTGGGCCGGAGCATGGCCGTGATCGCCAAGTGGAACATGAGCGATGGGGTCGAAGGGGGGCTTACGGTAAGCGAGAGCCTGGGAGCGGCGCGCTTGTTGGAGGGAGACGGTCACTTGGACGCTTTGGAACTTACGGGCGGTAGCTCGTTCGAAAACCCCATGTTCTTGTTCCGCGGCGACGTTCCTTTGCGAGAAATGGCGGCGGCCTTCCCGGTTTGGTTGCGACTACCCTTTCGGTTGCTCGGACGCCGGTTTTTGCGCGCGTATCCGTTCGAGGAGCTGTTCTTCCTGCCCTTCGCACGCGAGTTTCGTGCGGCCTTGCGCATGCCGCTGATCTTACTGGGGGGCGTGAGCCGTCTCGAAAATGTCCGCACCGCTTTGCGAGAGGGTTTTGACTTCGTGGCTTTGGGGCGCGCTTTGCTGCGCGAGCCAGATTTAGTGGCCCGTTGGGCGCGCGGCGATGTCGATCGAGCTGCGTGCATCCACTGCAACAAGTGCATGGCCACAATTTACCGAGGCACGCACTGCGTGTACGTGCCCGCAGAGCAGCGCCCTGGTTTTGCGCTGAAAGCCTGA
- the gph gene encoding phosphoglycolate phosphatase, bacterial, producing MAKHGRWAHTIFDLDGTLVDTAEDIAAALNYALAQNGWKTYAVQDIRAMIGEGARRLVEQALPDATPAEHDKVLADFLAHYRAHVAERSRVYPGIAKVLRELQQAGVAATVLTNKPVSLSEAILRRFGLRDYLVAVCGGDTLPQRKPDPAGVFYLCALVGSRREESILVGDSGIDRDTAARAGIAFCAALWGYRAAELCEAPLRARTPEDLLGLLLAE from the coding sequence ATGGCAAAGCACGGGCGCTGGGCGCACACGATTTTCGACCTCGATGGCACGCTGGTGGACACGGCTGAAGACATCGCGGCTGCTCTGAACTACGCATTAGCGCAGAACGGTTGGAAGACGTACGCCGTGCAGGACATTCGAGCCATGATCGGCGAAGGGGCGCGCCGTTTGGTCGAGCAGGCCTTGCCGGACGCAACGCCGGCGGAGCACGACAAGGTCTTGGCCGATTTTCTCGCGCACTACCGAGCTCACGTTGCGGAGCGCAGCCGCGTGTATCCGGGGATCGCCAAAGTGTTGCGCGAGCTCCAGCAAGCGGGTGTGGCGGCGACGGTACTCACGAACAAACCGGTATCGCTGAGCGAGGCGATCTTGAGGCGGTTCGGATTGCGCGACTACTTGGTCGCCGTATGTGGGGGCGACACGTTGCCGCAGCGGAAGCCCGACCCGGCCGGAGTGTTTTACCTGTGCGCGCTGGTGGGTTCCCGCCGCGAGGAAAGCATTTTGGTGGGCGACTCCGGGATCGACCGCGACACGGCTGCCCGTGCCGGTATCGCCTTTTGCGCGGCCCTGTGGGGCTACCGTGCGGCGGAATTGTGCGAAGCTCCGCTGCGCGCGCGGACGCCCGAGGATCTCTTGGGTTTGCTGCTCGCCGAATAG
- a CDS encoding MBL fold metallo-hydrolase translates to MVRTAIIQVVLLVLVLLSSLPMARAGAPRCGDEFCNAAGPRPLPGLGEMFPFFLRKAWTSLNPRAGGARWIPYDRHALEHNPSITWIGHSTFLVRMEGVTFLTDPIFSWRASPVSFAGPQRLQPPGIPLEELPPVDFVTVSHDHYDHADLPTWKALARRGVLFVVPLGMGDLVHSVGGRFVALDWWQSVELPSVTVTCVPAQHFSGRGFIGHNRRLWAGWVVAGKHRKFYHAGDTGYFAGFKEIGARLGPIDLAALPIGAYDPPAIMRFVHLNPEEAVQAARDVGAKRVVAMHWGTFDLTDESLDEPPARFRAAAQKLGYGDDQAWVLAVGETRRW, encoded by the coding sequence ATGGTGCGGACGGCGATCATCCAGGTTGTGCTGCTCGTGCTCGTTCTGCTTTCTTCGCTACCGATGGCTCGCGCGGGTGCGCCGCGATGCGGCGATGAATTTTGCAATGCAGCCGGCCCTCGTCCGTTGCCCGGCCTGGGGGAGATGTTCCCGTTTTTTCTGCGCAAAGCGTGGACGTCTCTGAATCCCCGTGCCGGCGGCGCCCGTTGGATTCCTTACGACCGGCACGCACTGGAACACAACCCAAGCATTACCTGGATCGGGCATTCGACGTTTCTCGTTCGCATGGAGGGCGTTACCTTTCTCACCGACCCGATTTTCTCGTGGCGTGCCAGCCCAGTTTCCTTTGCAGGCCCGCAGCGGTTGCAGCCGCCAGGAATCCCGCTGGAGGAGCTCCCGCCGGTGGACTTCGTCACCGTCTCGCACGATCACTATGACCATGCCGACTTGCCCACCTGGAAGGCGTTGGCACGGCGGGGAGTGCTGTTCGTCGTGCCGCTCGGAATGGGAGACCTTGTCCACAGCGTGGGAGGTCGGTTCGTTGCTTTGGACTGGTGGCAATCGGTGGAATTACCCAGCGTAACCGTGACGTGTGTTCCGGCTCAGCACTTTTCCGGCCGCGGATTCATCGGTCATAACCGCCGCCTTTGGGCAGGTTGGGTGGTGGCGGGCAAGCATCGCAAATTTTACCACGCAGGCGACACCGGCTACTTCGCGGGTTTTAAAGAAATCGGCGCCCGGCTCGGACCGATCGATCTTGCCGCACTGCCCATCGGGGCGTACGACCCGCCCGCCATCATGCGCTTCGTGCACCTGAACCCCGAAGAGGCGGTACAAGCCGCGCGCGATGTCGGAGCCAAACGAGTGGTCGCCATGCATTGGGGCACATTCGATCTGACCGACGAATCGCTCGACGAGCCGCCGGCGCGCTTTCGTGCGGCGGCGCAAAAACTCGGTTACGGCGACGACCAAGCTTGGGTGTTGGCCGTGGGCGAAACCCGCCGTTGGTGA
- the dauA gene encoding FAD-dependent catabolic D-arginine dehydrogenase DauA, translating to MNTADIVIVGAGFAGAATAFHLARRGAGKIVVLEREAVPGYHASGRNAALGFTSIDEWEAATLAQEGLAFIRGEASTLAKRPLFRDCGSLLVASVPQTAGRLQSLVTRLPEGAAWWDASEAVRAVPVLAESDAIGGLWSPGDAVVDIHGLLQVYIQEARARGAQILFSAPVCSVKVAHGKIAEVHTPSGAWSCGTLVNAAGAWASELGRLADSPVPPLQPRRRHLFIGKPGFAVDPHWPFVWHADVDTYFRPEGDGLLLSPCDATPHPAVEPRTDEHAKLLLAEKLMRAFPRLMTMSIAQGWACLRTFARDERFVIGRDPAVQGLVWVAGLGGHGMTSSYAAGRLGAAAALRDWSEELAWFDPARLVGC from the coding sequence GTGAACACAGCAGACATTGTCATCGTCGGGGCAGGTTTCGCCGGGGCTGCAACCGCTTTCCATTTGGCGCGCCGAGGTGCGGGGAAAATCGTCGTCTTGGAGCGTGAAGCGGTGCCCGGATACCACGCCTCGGGTCGCAACGCAGCCCTTGGCTTTACCTCGATCGACGAGTGGGAAGCAGCGACACTGGCACAGGAAGGCCTGGCGTTCATTCGAGGCGAAGCGAGCACTCTCGCCAAACGGCCACTGTTCCGCGACTGTGGTTCGCTGCTCGTGGCTTCAGTGCCGCAAACTGCCGGGCGACTGCAAAGTCTCGTAACGCGACTTCCTGAAGGTGCAGCCTGGTGGGACGCCAGCGAGGCCGTGCGAGCCGTGCCTGTGCTGGCCGAATCGGATGCCATCGGCGGACTCTGGAGTCCGGGTGACGCGGTCGTCGACATTCACGGCTTGTTGCAAGTGTATATCCAAGAAGCGCGGGCGCGCGGTGCGCAAATCCTCTTCTCCGCGCCGGTCTGTTCCGTCAAAGTTGCCCACGGAAAGATTGCCGAGGTTCACACGCCTTCCGGGGCGTGGAGTTGCGGCACACTGGTGAACGCGGCGGGCGCGTGGGCGAGCGAACTGGGGAGGCTGGCGGACTCGCCGGTTCCGCCGCTGCAGCCCCGACGCCGCCACCTTTTTATCGGCAAGCCTGGCTTTGCGGTGGATCCCCACTGGCCCTTCGTATGGCATGCAGACGTAGACACGTACTTCCGCCCCGAAGGAGACGGGCTGCTGCTGAGCCCGTGCGATGCCACCCCTCATCCCGCCGTCGAGCCTCGGACAGACGAACACGCCAAACTCTTGCTGGCGGAAAAACTCATGCGCGCTTTCCCCCGCCTGATGACCATGAGCATCGCGCAGGGCTGGGCGTGCCTGCGCACGTTTGCACGCGACGAGCGTTTCGTGATCGGGCGCGACCCGGCGGTGCAAGGACTCGTCTGGGTGGCCGGGCTAGGTGGCCACGGCATGACATCGAGCTACGCCGCAGGCCGTCTCGGGGCAGCCGCTGCTTTACGCGATTGGTCGGAGGAGCTGGCCTGGTTCGACCCGGCTCGCCTCGTTGGGTGTTGA
- a CDS encoding peptidyl-prolyl cis-trans isomerase, with protein sequence MGIHAGSHVSIEYTLRLEDGRIIESNVGEEAFEYTQGNDEIIPGLEQGLEGLDVGDAKEIRIPPELAYGPVLPEAFYEVAKDLVPPGAWVVGTELVARDSSGRERQVRVHEVRDDTIVIDANHPLAGKTLIFDVRVLAVR encoded by the coding sequence ATGGGTATTCACGCAGGCAGCCACGTTTCGATCGAGTACACGCTACGCTTGGAGGATGGCCGGATCATCGAGAGCAACGTGGGCGAAGAAGCCTTCGAGTACACGCAAGGCAACGACGAGATCATCCCTGGGTTGGAGCAGGGCCTGGAGGGTCTGGACGTCGGCGATGCGAAAGAGATCCGCATCCCCCCAGAACTCGCGTACGGCCCAGTGTTGCCCGAAGCGTTTTACGAGGTGGCAAAGGATCTCGTTCCGCCCGGGGCATGGGTGGTGGGCACGGAATTGGTTGCGCGGGACTCCAGTGGCCGGGAGCGACAAGTGCGCGTCCACGAAGTGCGGGACGACACGATCGTGATCGACGCCAATCATCCGCTGGCGGGGAAAACACTGATTTTCGACGTGCGCGTGCTGGCGGTGCGCTGA
- a CDS encoding aspartate aminotransferase family protein, translated as MAEEKKADIHTYRQRFRSYARLPAEGVPRPEVLAVLREMKELEEQRWKAGYASGAVYHGADEHVEFLNQAYALHSQSNPLHVDLWPSAIKFESEIVSMVAHMLGAGSPGTEPGSAAEIVGTVTSGGTESILLAMKTYRDYARDKKGITQPEMVVPTTAHAAFDKAAQYFGIKIHHVPIGPDWRADVRAMEAAINDNTIVVVGSAPPFPHGIVDPIEELSEIARNRGIGFHTDACLGGFVLPWAEKLGYPVPPFDFRLPGVTSISVDTHKFGYAAKGTSVILYRGRELRRYQYFTATDWPGGLYCSPTFAGSRPGGLSAACWAALVAFGENGYLEATRRILQTAEKIKKGIAEIPELYVLGDPLFVIAFAAHEIDIYKVLDAMTDRGWSLNGLQRPASLHICVTLRHTQPGVAERFLEDLRASVEFVKAHPDVSGGQAPIYGMANTLPDRGFLAEAMKDYMDGWYKLR; from the coding sequence ATGGCCGAGGAGAAGAAGGCAGACATTCACACCTACCGGCAACGTTTTCGCTCTTACGCGCGCTTACCCGCGGAAGGGGTGCCGCGGCCGGAAGTCCTGGCGGTGTTGCGCGAGATGAAAGAACTCGAAGAGCAGCGCTGGAAGGCCGGGTATGCCTCGGGGGCGGTGTATCACGGAGCAGACGAGCATGTGGAGTTCCTCAATCAGGCGTACGCGCTCCACTCGCAGTCGAACCCGTTGCATGTGGACTTGTGGCCCAGTGCGATCAAATTCGAGTCGGAAATCGTCTCCATGGTGGCCCACATGCTCGGTGCCGGAAGTCCCGGAACCGAGCCGGGCAGCGCCGCCGAGATCGTGGGCACGGTCACCTCTGGTGGTACCGAGAGCATCTTGCTCGCGATGAAAACGTACCGCGACTACGCGCGCGACAAGAAGGGGATCACGCAGCCGGAGATGGTGGTGCCGACAACCGCGCACGCCGCGTTCGACAAGGCGGCACAATACTTCGGCATCAAGATTCATCATGTCCCCATCGGACCCGACTGGCGCGCCGACGTCCGCGCTATGGAGGCGGCAATCAACGACAACACGATTGTCGTGGTGGGCTCAGCGCCGCCGTTTCCCCACGGAATCGTGGATCCCATCGAAGAGCTTTCGGAAATTGCCCGCAATCGCGGTATCGGATTTCACACCGACGCTTGCCTGGGCGGTTTCGTGCTGCCGTGGGCGGAAAAGCTCGGCTATCCCGTTCCCCCGTTTGATTTCCGCCTTCCCGGAGTGACCTCGATTTCGGTGGATACCCACAAGTTCGGCTACGCCGCCAAAGGGACATCGGTCATTTTGTACCGCGGCCGGGAATTGCGGCGCTACCAATACTTCACAGCGACGGATTGGCCGGGCGGGCTGTATTGCTCCCCCACTTTCGCGGGTAGTCGTCCGGGCGGCTTGAGCGCCGCATGTTGGGCCGCCTTGGTGGCCTTCGGGGAAAATGGTTACCTCGAGGCCACGCGCCGCATTTTGCAAACTGCAGAAAAAATCAAGAAGGGCATTGCGGAAATTCCGGAACTGTACGTTCTCGGGGATCCGCTGTTCGTGATCGCCTTCGCGGCGCACGAGATTGACATTTACAAGGTGCTCGATGCCATGACCGACCGTGGCTGGAGCCTCAATGGCTTGCAACGTCCAGCGAGCTTGCACATTTGCGTGACGCTCCGGCATACGCAGCCCGGAGTGGCCGAACGGTTTCTGGAAGACCTGCGCGCTTCGGTCGAGTTCGTCAAAGCCCATCCAGACGTGTCGGGTGGCCAAGCGCCCATTTACGGCATGGCCAACACGCTACCCGACCGCGGCTTTCTCGCCGAGGCCATGAAGGACTACATGGACGGCTGGTACAAGTTGCGTTGA
- a CDS encoding oxidoreductase: MERFRDKIALITGAGSGIGRATAQRLASEGAKVFCTDVNEVGLAETLTAVRESGGEAFGEWCDVSQPDAVRRSVQSCLDHFGAIDVLANIAGVGRFQHTLDVTVEEWNRTLAVNLSGTFYMCQAALPALLDRQGAIVNMASSAGLIGQAYSAAYCASKGGVVQLTKALAVEFARRGVRVNCVCPGGIDTPFLAGFRPPAGAELDLIARLKLVDEKASPEAVAAAVAYLASDEARYVNGAVLSVDAGLVIS, encoded by the coding sequence ATGGAACGATTTCGCGACAAGATCGCCTTGATTACCGGTGCCGGTTCGGGAATTGGTCGCGCCACCGCACAGCGATTGGCTTCCGAAGGAGCCAAAGTGTTTTGCACCGACGTGAACGAGGTCGGGCTCGCCGAGACCCTGACCGCAGTGCGCGAGAGTGGCGGCGAGGCCTTTGGCGAGTGGTGCGACGTGAGCCAACCGGATGCGGTGCGGAGGAGCGTGCAGTCTTGCCTGGATCACTTCGGGGCCATCGACGTTCTAGCCAACATCGCGGGTGTGGGACGATTTCAGCACACGCTCGACGTCACCGTCGAAGAGTGGAACCGCACCTTGGCGGTAAATTTGTCCGGCACGTTTTACATGTGCCAGGCAGCACTGCCGGCTTTGCTCGACCGCCAAGGTGCGATCGTGAACATGGCGTCTTCCGCCGGGCTCATCGGCCAGGCCTACAGCGCAGCCTATTGCGCCTCGAAAGGAGGGGTGGTGCAACTGACGAAAGCTCTCGCCGTGGAGTTCGCCCGCCGCGGGGTGCGGGTCAACTGCGTGTGCCCCGGGGGGATCGATACGCCTTTCCTGGCCGGTTTTCGCCCACCTGCGGGTGCGGAACTGGACTTGATTGCGCGCCTCAAGCTCGTCGACGAAAAAGCCTCGCCGGAAGCAGTGGCGGCTGCAGTGGCGTATCTCGCCTCGGACGAGGCGCGCTACGTCAACGGTGCGGTGTTGTCCGTGGATGCCGGGCTCGTGATCTCGTAA